TGAaacactccaccaatctgggctttaagaAAAAGAGGGCAAAAAGAAGGTTATCATCAATAAAAAAGACACATTAAAGCCTGCCTGGAGACtgtaagaaacaagattctctgggcTGATGAAGATTGAACTTtgtggcctcaattctaagtggCATGTCtaaaggaaaccaggtactgctcatcacttacccaataccatccatacagtgaagCAGTATGGATGGTATTAGATAAGTGATGAGcagtctactgaggaaggggtcaaaaTATTGAATCCAAgtaccctgaaatgcgtctagaTGCATTGGAAAAAGGCACTGCTGGCATTTGAATCACTTACCTTTGCAAACCAGCAGTTTGCAATCCATTTTCAACAACAGTAGCCTCCACCTGTCCAGCCCACTGTCTTTGACTTCAGACGCCAAGATCCACGAGGTCCGGACACCTGCTGGTTGAAAGTTGTCTCCAGTGGATGCCACGCGGCTTACATTGGGTCTGTGGCAGTCAGATTTGCTGcaacagcgcctgccagcgcatcTCCTACAGTCCCCGCTGATCTCGCTACTGCGAAGTGCTTGCCGGCACTCACATTTGTATTGGAATCAAGCAGAGACGGAGGGAATACCAAAGCATCAGTATGGCTAGTAAATATCTTTCTGCTTTTACAGGTTGAGAGTCCTGCATTGCTATAGACTTTATTATACAAATGGACTCGGGCATACAATGGACAGCTATTAAAGATTTAGGACTGCCAGTCTGATATTTGGATTTCTGGATTATCAAATGCCGGATGTTTATAACTATGCAAATCATAATATCTATATGCATACAGTAGTGTGTCTATTCTATATTTTATACTGCTCTGTGAGGGGACAATTAATCATTTACCATCTTTTATGCAACTATCACCCAAAAATGCTATCAATGTCCTAAAGGTTTACTTTAATCATTGACATATACATATTTTTCCACAGGTACCACATCTCAATATGGAGTTTGAAAATAAAACTGAAATCACTGAATTCTTCCTCCGTGGATTTCCTTCTTTACTTGAACTTCAaataatactttttattttttttttactcatttatGTCCTAACCATATCTGAGAACATAATTATTATTACCACCATACAACTTCATCCCAAACTCCAGAAACCTATGTATTTCTTCCTTAGCAACCTGGCAATCCTAGAGATTTGTTATGTCTCTGTCACCGTTCCCAATTTATTAGTAAATGTCCTGACAGAGAGAAAAACCATCACTTTTTCTGGATGTATGACACAACTCTTCTTTTTCATTTCACTTATGTGCACAGAATGTGTTCTCTTAGCGGTAATGGCATTTGACAGGTATGTTGCGGTTTGCCACCCATTGCAATATGTTAGGATCATGAGCTATGAGTTTTGTGTTCAGCTGACTTTGTCTTCATGGTTGTCAGGATTTACAGTCACCattataaagatatattttatatCTAAACTATCATTTTGTGGTCCAAACATCATTAaccattttttctgtgacattTCCCCAGTCCTTAATCTTGCATGTATAGATATGTCATTAGCTGAGTTGGTTGACTTCATCTTAGCTTTGGTTATTCTCCTCATCCCATTACTGGTAACTGCTATTTCATATGTCTGTATCATTTACACAATTTTAAAAATATCATCCACTGATggaagacaaaaggcattttctaCCTGTGCCTCCCATCTAACTGTGGTCACCATATTCTTTTCAACAACGCTTTTTATTTATGCGCGGCCAAAAAAGGCCAAATCAGTGGATGCGAATAAGCTGATATCTCTCTTGTATGCTGTTTTTACTCCCTTGATAAATCCTTTTATTTATTGTCTACGAAACAAAGAAATTTGGGACACCTTAACCAAGTATTTGTGCCGAAAAAAACATTTCCCAGATCTCTGTATTTGAGTGTAATAACAAGTAAGAAATATGCATGGATAATGGACaaaccttaaagggaatgtgtcacaaaCTTCTATCTTTTTTCTTAAAGGTAAATACATTTGTTTATATTAGGCAAGCAAGAGCAGGAGGCCGGCACATAAGAGACTAAGCATAGAGTGGGGTGCAGGATAACACAGATGACATGACTCACTGGAAGCCTGTAGCGGAGGTGCAAAGCTGAGCAGCACATAAAGCAAGGAACAAAGAACGAGAAGAGAGGCCGCACTCAACGAACCAGGGCTTTATTCAAGTCTTGACGACATGCAGAAGGTAACAGGCGGGGGAGCTCTGGTGGAGGATGGGGGAGGGACCGGGACAAGCTATTTCGTGCGACTAgtgcacttcctctagccggctAGAGGAAGTGTGCTAGTCACACGAAACAGCTTGTTCCGGACCCTCCCCCGTCCTCCACCACAGCTTCCCCGCCTGTTACCTACTGCATGTCGTCAAGACTTGAATAAAGCCCTGGTTCGGTGAGTGCGGCCTCTCTTCTCATTCTTTGTTCCTTACATTTGtttatatgttttaaatatttttggaaatcttaaaaaaaataaaattacttatatccCAATGTTGACCAGTAAAGGGAGCAAACATGAGAATGTGAAGAGAAAGTAACTAGAAACGTGGCTGCTGCAAATTTTACCCAACCCTCTCCCTGCTGATGACCTCACACCTTCCTTCCTCTTGTGTCTATTCAAGTCGGAGAGGGAGAAATTCCACAGTACCATGCCATCTTGTGGGTGACTGAATAGTGGTAAAGTACAGCTGCTACAGACTAATGGTATATTCACATAggaaaaatctgctgcagattttctaggtaaaaaaaaatctgcagcatattacaatATCAGTGGACGACATTTTAACAGATCTATTTCATGGTTCACAGTCTAATGTAAACATCTTTCCCTACAGTCAGTCTGTAGTGACCCAGTAAGGGACAGACATAGTCAGGGACAAACGCACACTCAGTACAGAGACATGCACATACACTCAGAGTACAGTTACGTATATATGTCCTTTCCGTACAGTCAGGTACACATGTACGATTATACAGAgacacatgcacactcaatacagtCAGGTAAACATGTATACTAAGTACAGAGACATGCAAATGTACACTCAGGGACACACGTAGAGTAGAATTCCACGCAATAAACAGTACCATCAGTGTAAATAtgttttccgcgagacccgttcacagtgcggaatttcagcggcggacaattccgttgCTGAAATTGTTCTACgctaagaaagaacatgttcattctttgtgcagaattccgcaagtactgcatagccgtcaaaggtgacagcgcagtgcccagcggtcctaccgccaaagtatttttGGTGGCGGCCACCTGATGGAGTCATTATAGGGTCTGACTGCCACACACAGCTTTCCTCGGTCCTTAATGGCCAGAAATGTTTCAGTACTAAGCAGATCAGGCTtgaaaagctgtgtgtgacaatCAGGCTGTGTAATCATAACAGGGCTATGAGTCATTACAGGGTGTAACTGTTACACACaactttcccaggctcctgatcTGCTTAGTACTGAAACATTTGTAGCCATTCAGGATTAGATATGCCAAGAAGGGTTGTGTGTCAGCTCTGGAGGCCTCTTACTCTTTGGCCCTACAGTacaaggtgggccatttatatggatacaccttaataaaatgggaatggttggtgatattaacttcctgtttgtggcacattggtatatgtgaggggggaaacttttcaagatgggtggtgaccatggcggccattttgaagtcagccattttgaatcccactttagttttttcaatagcaagagggtcatgtaacacatcaaacttattgggaatttcccaagaaaaaacaatgatgtgcttggttttaacgtaactttattcttttatgagttatttacacgtttctgaccacttatacaatgtgttcaatgtgctgcccattgtgttggattgccaatgcaaccctcttctcccactcttcacacactgatagcaacactgcaggagaaatgctagcacaggcttacagtatccgtagtttcaggtgctgcacatctcttatcttcacagcatagacaattgccttcagatgaccccaaagataaaagtctaatggggtcagatcgggagaccttgggggccattcaactggcccacgacgaccaatccactttccaggaaactgttcatctaggaatgctcagacctgacacccataatgtggtggtgcaccatcttgctgtaaaaactcagggaacgtgccagcttcagtggataaagagggaaacacatcctcatataggccactggatatgcgaaattgctacatgaggatgtgtttccctctttatgcactgaagctggcacgttaactgagtttttccagcaagagggtgcaccaccacattatgggtgtaagGTCAGAGCATTtcaagatgaacagtttcctggaaaggggattggtcatcgtgggccagttgaatggcccccaaggtctccagatctgccccccttagacttttatctttggggtcatctgaaggcaattgtctctgctgtgaagatacgagatgtgcagcacctgaaactgcggatactggaagcttgtgctagcatttctcctgtgatgttgctatcagtgtgtgaagagtgggagaagagggttgcattgacaatccaacacaatgggcagcacattgaagacATTTTATTAGTTACATTAAAtacaaacacatcattgtttttcttgtgaaattcccaatacgtttgtgtcacatgaccctcttcctattgaaaaaacaaaagttggattcaaaatggccgacttcaaaatgaccgccatggtcaccacccatcttgaaaagtttcccccctcacatgtactaatggccacaaacaagaagttaatatcacaaaccattcccattttattaaggtgtatccat
Above is a genomic segment from Hyla sarda isolate aHylSar1 chromosome 1, aHylSar1.hap1, whole genome shotgun sequence containing:
- the LOC130267155 gene encoding olfactory receptor 6B1-like — its product is MEFENKTEITEFFLRGFPSLLELQIILFIFFLLIYVLTISENIIIITTIQLHPKLQKPMYFFLSNLAILEICYVSVTVPNLLVNVLTERKTITFSGCMTQLFFFISLMCTECVLLAVMAFDRYVAVCHPLQYVRIMSYEFCVQLTLSSWLSGFTVTIIKIYFISKLSFCGPNIINHFFCDISPVLNLACIDMSLAELVDFILALVILLIPLLVTAISYVCIIYTILKISSTDGRQKAFSTCASHLTVVTIFFSTTLFIYARPKKAKSVDANKLISLLYAVFTPLINPFIYCLRNKEIWDTLTKYLCRKKHFPDLCI